A region of Anolis carolinensis isolate JA03-04 unplaced genomic scaffold, rAnoCar3.1.pri scaffold_7, whole genome shotgun sequence DNA encodes the following proteins:
- the ak1 gene encoding adenylate kinase isoenzyme 1 isoform X2: MAAEKLKNHKIIFVVGGPGSGKGTQCERIVQKYGYTHLSTGDLLRAEVSSGSDRGKKLSAIMEKGELVPLDTVLDMLRDAMVAKAGSSKGYLIDGYPREVKQGEEFEKKIAPPSLLLYVDAGKETMVKRLLKRGETSGRVDDNEETIKKRLDTYYKATEPVIAFYEKRGIVRKLNAEGSVDEVFQQVCKHLDALK; the protein is encoded by the exons ATGGCAGCGG aaaaattgaaaaatcaCAAGATCATCTTTGTCGTAG GGGGTCCCGGCTCGGGGAAGGGCACCCAGTGCGAGAGGATCGTCCAGAAGTACGGCTACACCCACCTCTCCACCGGCGACCTCTTGCGCGCAGAGGTCAGCTCCGGCTCGGACCGGGGGAAGAAGCTGTCGGCCATCATGGAGAAGGGAGAGCTGGTCCCGCTG GACACGGTTCTGGACATGCTGAGGGACGCCATGGTGGCCAAGGCGGGCTCGTCCAAGGGATACTTGATTGACGGCTACCCCCGGGAGGTGAAGCAGGGGGAGGAATTCGAGAAGAAG ATCGCGCCGCCCTCGCTGCTGCTGTACGTGGACGCCGGGAAGGAGACGATGGTGAAGCGGCTGCTGAAGCGCGGCGAGACCTCCGGGCGGGTGGACGACAACGAGGAGACCATCAAGAAGCGCCTGGACACCTACTACAAGGCCACCGAGCCCGTCATCGCCTTCTACGAGAAGAGGGGCATCGTCCGCAAG CTCAACGCCGAAGGCTCGGTGGACGAGGTCTTCCAGCAAGTCTGCAAGCACCTGGACGCCCTGAAGTGA
- the ak1 gene encoding adenylate kinase isoenzyme 1 isoform X1 → MGAQCSCLDTPALKARTEKLKNHKIIFVVGGPGSGKGTQCERIVQKYGYTHLSTGDLLRAEVSSGSDRGKKLSAIMEKGELVPLDTVLDMLRDAMVAKAGSSKGYLIDGYPREVKQGEEFEKKIAPPSLLLYVDAGKETMVKRLLKRGETSGRVDDNEETIKKRLDTYYKATEPVIAFYEKRGIVRKLNAEGSVDEVFQQVCKHLDALK, encoded by the exons ATGGGCGCACAGTGCTCCTGCCTGGACACACCCGCCCTCAAGGCGCGGACAG aaaaattgaaaaatcaCAAGATCATCTTTGTCGTAG GGGGTCCCGGCTCGGGGAAGGGCACCCAGTGCGAGAGGATCGTCCAGAAGTACGGCTACACCCACCTCTCCACCGGCGACCTCTTGCGCGCAGAGGTCAGCTCCGGCTCGGACCGGGGGAAGAAGCTGTCGGCCATCATGGAGAAGGGAGAGCTGGTCCCGCTG GACACGGTTCTGGACATGCTGAGGGACGCCATGGTGGCCAAGGCGGGCTCGTCCAAGGGATACTTGATTGACGGCTACCCCCGGGAGGTGAAGCAGGGGGAGGAATTCGAGAAGAAG ATCGCGCCGCCCTCGCTGCTGCTGTACGTGGACGCCGGGAAGGAGACGATGGTGAAGCGGCTGCTGAAGCGCGGCGAGACCTCCGGGCGGGTGGACGACAACGAGGAGACCATCAAGAAGCGCCTGGACACCTACTACAAGGCCACCGAGCCCGTCATCGCCTTCTACGAGAAGAGGGGCATCGTCCGCAAG CTCAACGCCGAAGGCTCGGTGGACGAGGTCTTCCAGCAAGTCTGCAAGCACCTGGACGCCCTGAAGTGA